The following are encoded in a window of Flavobacterium cupriresistens genomic DNA:
- a CDS encoding class I SAM-dependent methyltransferase has product MNVLNKKHFLTVKDHSVSKEIFELYYDENLDMLITSPQPDLENLGRYYESEDYISHTDNKRSLFEKAYHFVKNIALKNKLNLINAEQAQKGRILDIGAGTGDFLLTAKNDGWETIGVEPSARAKEIAVKKGISFVDEISALENNSFDVITMWHVLEHVPNLEFQISELKRLLKPTGTLIVAVPNFKSYDAKHYDTFWAAYDVPIHFWHFSKKAIQSLFEKVDMKLEKVLPMKFDSFYVSLLSEKYKTGKMNYISAFLIGLKSNLKARRTMEYSSHIYVLKNS; this is encoded by the coding sequence ATGAACGTTTTAAATAAAAAACACTTTCTTACGGTAAAAGATCATTCCGTTTCTAAAGAAATTTTCGAATTGTATTATGATGAAAACCTGGACATGTTAATTACGTCTCCACAACCGGATTTAGAAAATTTAGGAAGGTATTACGAAAGTGAAGATTATATTTCGCACACAGACAACAAACGTTCATTATTTGAAAAAGCCTATCACTTTGTAAAAAATATAGCCTTAAAAAATAAGCTGAATTTGATTAATGCAGAGCAAGCTCAGAAAGGCAGAATTTTGGACATTGGTGCCGGAACTGGCGATTTTTTATTAACAGCAAAAAATGATGGTTGGGAAACGATTGGAGTAGAACCAAGCGCAAGAGCAAAAGAAATTGCAGTTAAAAAAGGAATTTCATTTGTGGACGAAATCAGTGCTCTGGAGAATAATTCGTTTGATGTAATTACAATGTGGCACGTTTTAGAACATGTTCCAAATTTGGAATTTCAAATTTCGGAATTGAAACGTTTATTAAAACCAACTGGAACATTAATTGTTGCGGTTCCAAATTTTAAATCATACGACGCAAAACATTACGATACATTTTGGGCAGCTTATGATGTGCCGATTCATTTTTGGCATTTCTCTAAAAAAGCCATTCAATCGCTTTTTGAAAAAGTGGATATGAAATTAGAAAAAGTACTTCCGATGAAATTTGATTCTTTTTATGTGAGTTTATTATCCGAAAAATACAAAACAGGAAAAATGAACTACATCAGTGCTTTTTTGATCGGTTTGAAGTCAAATCTAAAAGCCAGACGTACGATGGAATATTCTTCGCACATTTACGTGCTAAAAAACAGCTAA
- a CDS encoding GNAT family N-acetyltransferase, producing the protein MKIIEKEVLSLQDKETLLQLWNNEYPVKLNYQAMHDFDLYLDALVEKKHYLLLDENSRIKGWAFTFLREGEDWFAIILDSDIQGSGNGRLLINELKKNKRSLNGWVIDHENDVKQNKEAYKSPLPFYIKNGFVVLEDKRYEGEKMSAVKINWKY; encoded by the coding sequence ATGAAAATAATTGAGAAAGAAGTTTTATCATTGCAAGATAAAGAAACGTTGTTGCAACTTTGGAATAACGAATATCCGGTGAAATTAAATTATCAGGCTATGCATGATTTTGATTTGTATCTGGATGCTTTGGTGGAAAAGAAGCATTATTTGTTGCTTGATGAGAATAGCAGGATCAAAGGCTGGGCTTTTACTTTTTTACGAGAGGGAGAAGATTGGTTTGCTATAATTTTGGATAGCGATATTCAAGGGAGTGGTAACGGTAGGCTTTTGATAAACGAATTAAAAAAGAATAAAAGAAGTTTGAATGGTTGGGTGATCGATCATGAGAATGACGTGAAACAAAATAAAGAGGCATACAAATCTCCATTGCCGTTTTATATTAAAAATGGATTTGTAGTGCTTGAAGACAAGAGATATGAAGGCGAGAAAATGTCTGCCGTCAAAATAAATTGGAAGTATTAA
- the mnmG gene encoding tRNA uridine-5-carboxymethylaminomethyl(34) synthesis enzyme MnmG, protein MFLEEYDVIVVGAGHAGSEAAGAAANLGSKTLLVTMSLQNIAQMSCNPAMGGIAKGQIVREIDALGGYSGIISDRTAIQFKMLNKSKGPAMWSPRVQSDRMRFAEEWRMMLEGTPNLDFYQEMVKGLIIENGKIKGVKTSLGIEIRSKSVVLTNGTFLNGLIHIGDKQFGGGRAGESAAYGITEDLVQAGFESGRMKTGTPPRVDGRSLDYSKMNEEKGDAKPDKFSYSDVTSPLIHQRSCHMTYTSLDVHDILRSGFDRSPMFNGRIKSIGPRYCPSIEDKINRFADKERHQLFVEPEGWNTCEVYVNGFSTSLPEDIQFKALRSVAGFENVKFFRPGYAIEYDYFPPTQLKHTLETKLVEGLYFAGQINGTTGYEEAASQGLMAGINAHLKVHEKAPLILKRDEAYIGVLIDDLITKGTEEPYRMFTSRAEYRTLLRQDNADFRLTPMSHEIGLASEKRLRRMEHKLNESEKMVAFFKETSVSVGEANPILEAKDTALITQGDKMFKVFSRPQIDLEDIMKFEKVKEYIAANDLDQEILEQAEIQVKYSGYIEKERNNADKLTRLEEVKIPENFDYNKIKSMSIEAKQKLSKIRPVTISQASRISGVSPSDISVLLIYMGR, encoded by the coding sequence ATGTTTTTAGAAGAATACGATGTTATTGTGGTGGGTGCTGGCCATGCCGGTTCCGAGGCCGCGGGAGCGGCAGCAAATTTGGGATCCAAAACGCTGCTGGTTACAATGAGTTTGCAGAACATTGCACAGATGTCTTGCAACCCTGCAATGGGTGGAATTGCAAAAGGACAGATCGTTCGTGAGATTGACGCGCTCGGAGGATATTCCGGAATTATTTCAGATCGGACGGCAATTCAATTTAAGATGTTGAACAAATCAAAAGGTCCTGCAATGTGGTCGCCAAGAGTTCAAAGTGATCGAATGCGTTTCGCCGAAGAATGGAGAATGATGTTGGAGGGAACTCCAAATTTGGATTTCTACCAGGAGATGGTCAAAGGTTTGATTATTGAGAATGGCAAAATCAAAGGTGTGAAAACTTCGCTTGGAATTGAGATTCGTTCGAAATCGGTGGTTTTGACAAATGGTACTTTTTTGAATGGTCTGATTCATATTGGAGACAAACAGTTTGGTGGGGGTAGAGCAGGCGAAAGTGCTGCGTACGGAATCACCGAAGATTTAGTTCAGGCAGGATTTGAATCTGGAAGAATGAAAACAGGAACGCCACCGAGAGTCGATGGACGTTCTTTGGACTATTCTAAAATGAACGAAGAAAAGGGAGATGCAAAGCCGGATAAGTTTTCGTACTCCGATGTGACGTCACCTTTGATTCATCAGAGATCATGTCATATGACGTACACGTCCTTGGACGTGCATGATATTTTGAGATCTGGTTTTGATCGTTCACCAATGTTCAACGGTCGTATAAAAAGTATCGGCCCAAGATACTGTCCGTCGATAGAAGATAAGATTAATCGTTTTGCTGATAAAGAACGTCATCAGTTATTTGTTGAACCGGAAGGTTGGAATACTTGTGAGGTTTATGTGAATGGATTTTCGACTTCGCTTCCTGAGGATATTCAATTTAAAGCATTGCGTTCTGTTGCCGGTTTTGAGAACGTGAAGTTCTTCCGTCCCGGTTACGCGATCGAATATGATTATTTCCCGCCAACACAATTGAAACATACTTTGGAAACAAAGCTGGTGGAAGGATTGTATTTCGCAGGACAAATAAACGGAACAACCGGATATGAAGAAGCTGCATCGCAAGGTTTGATGGCCGGTATAAATGCGCATTTAAAAGTACACGAAAAAGCGCCATTGATTTTGAAACGTGATGAAGCGTATATCGGAGTACTGATCGACGACTTGATTACGAAAGGTACAGAAGAACCATATCGTATGTTTACCTCAAGAGCAGAGTATAGAACTTTGTTGCGTCAGGATAATGCCGATTTCAGATTGACACCAATGTCACATGAAATTGGTTTGGCTTCTGAAAAGCGTTTGCGTAGAATGGAACACAAATTAAATGAGTCTGAAAAGATGGTTGCCTTTTTCAAAGAAACAAGTGTTTCGGTTGGAGAGGCAAATCCTATTTTAGAAGCGAAGGATACCGCATTGATTACACAAGGTGATAAAATGTTTAAAGTGTTCTCTCGTCCACAAATTGATTTGGAGGATATCATGAAATTTGAGAAAGTGAAAGAATACATCGCAGCAAACGATCTTGATCAGGAAATCTTAGAGCAAGCCGAAATTCAAGTGAAGTATTCCGGATACATCGAGAAGGAAAGAAATAACGCAGACAAATTGACAAGACTTGAAGAAGTAAAAATTCCGGAGAATTTTGACTACAACAAAATCAAATCAATGTCAATCGAAGCAAAACAAAAATTAAGCAAAATTCGTCCCGTAACCATTTCGCAAGCATCAAGAATCAGCGGAGTATCACCAAGTGATATTTCGGTGTTATTGATTTATATGGGAAGGTAG
- a CDS encoding DUF4175 family protein, which yields MKTTSAIYLKLEAFIKKYYTNELIKGMLLFTGFGLLYFLITLFIEYFLWLKPLGRTLLFWLFIGVEVFLLFRFILFPIFKLFKLQKGIDYNQASAIIGNHFTEVSDKLTNFLQLSASENSAESSELMLASIEQKANSLQPIPFGNAINFNSNRKYLPLALIPILLFAVFYISGNSTIISQSLNRVVHFNATFLPPAPFKFVVLNQNLQTEQNKDFVVKMESVGKIVPENVMIHIGDESYFMESSEPGKFEFKIEKPIENVAFSFEGNSVSSNEYELKVITVPSIANFEMVLNFPSYLKKKSETIQGTGNAIVPEGTLVTWKMKTQATEEIVWKDEKSVFKFNKAENEFKLSKNIGQNTEYQILTSNNKVKNYEKLDYQLSVIKDQHPTITVAPAPDSLKLDKNYVLGRLGDDYGLSKLQIVYYERNKPQTAKRGTIPVKQAVFDQFVFSFPSNLAVEEGVSYEYYFEIFDNDAPHNFKSTKSSVFSDRVATTDEVQDLELQQQNQNINSLEKSLKNQTKQFSEMDKIQNTGKEKDNLEFKDQQKINEFLKRQKQQDELMKQFTEKMNKNLDKFKEDKKDKTAEDLQKRLENADKDLEKNQKLLDELKNLNDKLNNEELFDKMEKFKQISKNQSRNLEQLVELTKRFYVSKKAEQVADKLDKLAEKEEQLSNKEKENTSDKQEEINKAFEKIQEDLKDLKEENKSLKSPLEIPSDASKEKDVKEDLNKASEELNKKNTSSAKPKQKSAAKKMKSLAQDMKSGMEGEEKEQMEEDVAMLRQILDNLLAYSLSQEDVMKQFRSMKLGSSIYTKNIKVQQNLKQQFKHVDDSLFALSLRNPKVAEDVTKEIGNVQYNIDKAIESLTDVQVPKGVSHQQYAVSSANKLADFLSDLLNNMQMSMSKPGSGKPKPGDGQGMQLPDIIQKQKGLGDKMKEGMKPGSQPGQKPGEGKDGKSGQGQSGQGKDGQGKDGKSGNGGSKGNQNGKGEKDGKEGEDGEGDAEAIMEIYKEQVKLREALQKELAKQGLDSQGRSVIEQMKQSEKQLLNKGFKNENLQRILNIQQELLKLNNAVQQQGQDTKRQSETNKAEFTNRTNALPSSLLDYLNSVEILNRQSLPLRSNFNQKVQEYFNTK from the coding sequence TTGAAAACAACGTCTGCCATATATCTAAAGCTAGAAGCCTTTATTAAAAAATATTATACCAATGAACTCATAAAAGGAATGCTTCTTTTTACCGGTTTTGGACTTTTGTATTTTTTGATTACCCTTTTTATTGAGTATTTCCTTTGGTTAAAACCATTGGGAAGAACTCTTTTGTTTTGGCTTTTTATAGGAGTGGAAGTGTTCCTTTTGTTTCGTTTTATTTTGTTTCCAATTTTTAAGTTATTCAAACTTCAAAAAGGAATAGATTACAATCAGGCTTCTGCTATTATTGGAAATCATTTTACAGAAGTAAGTGATAAACTGACGAACTTTTTACAATTGTCAGCCTCTGAGAATTCAGCAGAAAGTTCAGAATTAATGCTGGCTTCAATAGAGCAAAAAGCAAATTCATTGCAACCAATTCCATTTGGAAATGCAATCAATTTTAATTCGAATAGAAAGTATTTGCCATTGGCTTTGATTCCAATTTTGCTTTTTGCAGTGTTTTATATTTCAGGGAACAGCACGATTATTTCTCAAAGCTTAAATAGGGTAGTCCATTTTAATGCTACTTTTTTACCTCCTGCACCTTTCAAATTTGTGGTGTTAAATCAGAATTTGCAAACAGAACAAAACAAAGATTTTGTTGTGAAAATGGAATCTGTTGGAAAGATCGTTCCGGAGAATGTGATGATTCATATTGGTGATGAAAGTTATTTTATGGAATCTTCAGAACCAGGAAAGTTTGAATTTAAAATCGAGAAACCGATAGAGAATGTTGCTTTTTCATTTGAAGGGAATTCAGTTTCATCTAATGAATATGAATTGAAAGTAATCACCGTTCCATCGATTGCCAATTTCGAAATGGTTTTAAACTTCCCATCTTATTTAAAGAAAAAGTCAGAAACCATTCAGGGAACAGGAAATGCTATTGTACCGGAAGGAACTTTGGTGACTTGGAAAATGAAAACTCAGGCTACGGAAGAGATCGTTTGGAAGGATGAAAAATCAGTTTTTAAGTTCAATAAAGCCGAAAATGAGTTTAAATTGAGCAAAAACATAGGTCAAAATACAGAATATCAAATTCTTACCTCCAATAATAAGGTAAAAAACTACGAAAAACTCGATTATCAGCTTTCTGTTATCAAAGATCAGCATCCAACGATCACTGTTGCACCGGCACCGGACAGTTTGAAGTTAGACAAAAATTATGTTTTAGGAAGATTGGGTGACGACTATGGTTTATCTAAATTACAGATTGTTTACTACGAACGCAACAAACCCCAGACTGCCAAACGTGGAACTATTCCGGTAAAGCAAGCTGTTTTTGATCAATTCGTTTTTTCGTTTCCAAGTAATTTAGCAGTTGAAGAAGGTGTATCGTATGAATACTATTTTGAAATTTTTGACAATGATGCGCCTCATAATTTTAAGAGTACAAAGTCTTCTGTGTTTTCAGATCGAGTGGCTACTACTGATGAAGTGCAAGACTTAGAATTACAACAGCAAAATCAAAACATTAATAGTTTAGAGAAATCTTTAAAGAATCAAACCAAACAGTTTTCTGAAATGGATAAGATTCAGAATACCGGAAAAGAGAAAGATAATTTAGAGTTCAAAGATCAGCAAAAGATAAATGAGTTTCTGAAACGTCAGAAGCAACAAGATGAATTGATGAAGCAGTTTACAGAGAAGATGAACAAGAATCTGGATAAATTCAAAGAAGATAAAAAGGATAAAACTGCAGAAGATTTACAAAAGCGTTTAGAGAATGCAGATAAAGATTTAGAAAAAAATCAAAAGTTATTGGACGAATTGAAGAACTTAAACGACAAATTAAATAACGAAGAGTTGTTTGATAAGATGGAAAAGTTCAAACAAATCAGTAAAAACCAATCGAGAAACTTAGAGCAATTGGTAGAACTTACAAAGCGTTTTTATGTTTCAAAGAAAGCCGAACAAGTGGCAGATAAATTAGACAAGCTTGCTGAGAAAGAAGAACAGCTTTCTAATAAAGAAAAAGAAAACACTTCCGATAAACAAGAAGAAATTAATAAAGCATTCGAGAAAATCCAGGAAGATTTAAAGGACTTAAAAGAAGAAAATAAATCATTAAAATCTCCTTTAGAAATTCCTTCAGATGCTTCAAAAGAAAAAGACGTAAAAGAAGATTTGAATAAAGCTTCTGAAGAATTGAATAAAAAGAATACTTCTTCGGCCAAACCAAAACAAAAGAGTGCTGCTAAGAAAATGAAAAGCTTGGCACAAGACATGAAGTCCGGTATGGAAGGTGAGGAGAAAGAACAAATGGAAGAAGATGTGGCTATGTTGCGTCAGATCTTGGATAATCTTTTAGCCTATTCTTTATCTCAGGAAGATGTGATGAAACAATTTAGGTCGATGAAATTGGGATCATCTATATATACGAAGAATATAAAAGTGCAGCAAAATTTAAAGCAACAGTTCAAACACGTTGACGATAGTCTGTTTGCTTTGTCTTTAAGAAACCCTAAAGTAGCCGAAGATGTAACGAAGGAAATAGGAAATGTACAATATAATATTGATAAAGCTATAGAGTCGTTAACCGATGTTCAGGTTCCAAAAGGAGTTTCGCACCAACAATATGCTGTTTCATCTGCCAATAAATTAGCTGATTTTTTAAGTGATTTATTAAACAACATGCAGATGTCAATGTCTAAACCCGGAAGCGGAAAACCAAAACCTGGTGACGGACAAGGAATGCAATTGCCGGATATCATTCAAAAACAAAAAGGATTAGGTGATAAAATGAAAGAAGGAATGAAGCCGGGTAGTCAACCGGGACAAAAACCGGGAGAAGGTAAAGACGGAAAATCAGGTCAGGGACAAAGCGGTCAGGGTAAAGATGGACAAGGTAAAGATGGTAAAAGCGGGAATGGAGGAAGCAAAGGAAACCAAAATGGCAAAGGAGAAAAGGACGGAAAAGAAGGTGAGGATGGAGAAGGAGATGCTGAAGCAATAATGGAAATTTATAAAGAACAAGTTAAACTTCGTGAAGCATTACAAAAGGAATTAGCCAAACAAGGATTAGATTCTCAAGGAAGATCTGTTATTGAGCAAATGAAACAATCCGAAAAGCAACTTTTGAATAAAGGTTTTAAGAATGAAAATTTGCAAAGAATATTAAATATCCAACAAGAATTATTGAAATTAAACAATGCAGTGCAGCAACAAGGTCAAGATACCAAGCGCCAATCTGAAACAAATAAAGCTGAATTTACAAATAGAACTAATGCGTTGCCAAGCTCGTTATTGGATTATTTAAACAGCGTGGAGATTTTAAATAGACAATCACTACCTTTGCGCTCGAATTTTAATCAAAAAGTTCAAGAATATTTTAATACAAAATGA
- a CDS encoding OmpH family outer membrane protein, with protein MKKALVIIAVSILVVSCGKTAEVKEVKTAYVDTSVLMKEYTEAKDLEAKYKSQAEEKGRQLQAEITRFKQDAANFQSQAQANGQAWAQQRGAELQKREQQLGYAQQALSQQLQQESGVEMDSLVSGVKKYIKEYGKKNGYSYIYGTGDAATVLYAEDKYDITKVIVKELNDKYKSAPKTEEKAPAKEGVEAKK; from the coding sequence ATGAAAAAAGCATTAGTAATTATCGCGGTTTCAATTTTAGTTGTTTCATGTGGTAAAACAGCAGAAGTTAAAGAAGTAAAAACAGCTTACGTTGATACTTCGGTTTTAATGAAAGAGTACACTGAAGCAAAAGATCTTGAAGCAAAATACAAATCTCAAGCAGAAGAAAAAGGAAGACAACTGCAAGCTGAAATTACTCGTTTTAAACAAGACGCTGCTAATTTTCAAAGTCAAGCGCAAGCAAACGGTCAGGCATGGGCACAACAAAGAGGTGCTGAATTGCAAAAAAGAGAGCAACAATTGGGTTACGCTCAACAAGCTTTGTCGCAACAATTGCAACAAGAAAGTGGAGTTGAAATGGATTCTCTTGTAAGCGGAGTGAAAAAATACATCAAAGAATACGGTAAGAAAAACGGTTATTCTTATATCTACGGAACAGGTGATGCTGCAACAGTATTATATGCTGAAGATAAATACGATATTACAAAAGTTATCGTTAAAGAATTGAACGATAAGTACAAATCTGCGCCGAAAACAGAAGAAAAAGCTCCTGCAAAAGAGGGTGTGGAAGCTAAAAAATAA
- the ybeY gene encoding rRNA maturation RNase YbeY has protein sequence MINFNYETEFNLENEEAFTDWLSAVIVSENKNEGEINYIFCDDEYLHKINVEYLDHDTLTDIISFDYTVGNELNGDIFVSVERVEDNAKDFNVPFDEELKRVLAHGILHYCGYKDKSDADAALMRSKEDEKIAMFHVEL, from the coding sequence ATGATCAATTTTAATTACGAAACAGAATTTAATTTAGAGAACGAAGAAGCCTTTACTGATTGGTTGAGTGCTGTAATTGTTTCTGAAAACAAAAACGAGGGAGAGATAAATTACATTTTTTGTGACGATGAATATCTTCATAAAATAAATGTAGAGTATCTGGATCACGACACACTAACCGATATTATCAGTTTTGACTATACAGTTGGTAACGAATTAAACGGAGATATTTTTGTTTCTGTTGAAAGAGTAGAAGACAACGCTAAGGATTTTAATGTTCCTTTTGATGAAGAATTGAAGCGTGTTTTAGCCCACGGTATTTTGCATTACTGTGGATACAAAGATAAAAGTGATGCTGATGCAGCGTTAATGCGCTCAAAAGAAGATGAAAAAATCGCCATGTTCCACGTGGAACTATAG
- a CDS encoding helix-turn-helix domain-containing protein codes for MQNVSEAAAYTLQFINQTQKSIFLTGKAGTGKTTLLREIIATTHKNTVVVAPTGIAALNAGGVTIHSMFQLPFSAFIPSFEANSQFTETVKFENKDTLRRHFKMNSLKRNVIRNMELLIIDEVSMLRADLLDAIDFMMQTVRRNSYAFGGVQVLFIGDLLQLPPVIRDEEWRTLRNYYKGKFFFHSHVMQQNPPLYIELSKIYRQTDDAFISVLNNLRNNQISADDVQFLNQYVLPDFDLKSNPGYITLTTHNAKADSINEQAINDLAGKEYSFQPFIVSDFPEKIFPVEENLKLKVGAQVMFVKNDLSFEKRYFNGKMGIIKSLSPEEIFVHFPEENKTIEVEKYEWKNIRYKVNELTKEIEEEVLGTFAHYPIKLAWAITVHKSQGLTFDKAALDVSQVFLPGQAYVALSRLRSLNGLILLSPMRMNGISNDQDVMDYALNKATEDVLEKSLHFETKNFIHNYLINSFNWSDLAQEWRNHRFSYNENAAASEKAKHAIWAQKRLETIEQLVDPSQKFIQQLNKIFNKETVDLYFVEERMVAAYDYFFGPMDKLVTDLLQKMAEIQKFKKVKEFYEELTLLDDLQTKAVLRLMKAKLLIEIVVAGETICKEKLTSSAIKNFKINKLEKIREEFKMSNTDIFNVEEPVVRYTSKKRDNNEPKTIKKTTVEETYDLWIEKNSIQDIARIRKLTVQTIEMHLVKLIQTKKVDISDVLPYDKILALREAFQFYQEESLNPLKEKYGDEFTWDELKMFKASIN; via the coding sequence ATGCAAAACGTTTCAGAAGCAGCAGCTTACACCTTACAATTTATCAATCAAACGCAAAAGTCGATCTTTCTGACGGGTAAAGCCGGGACAGGAAAAACGACACTTTTGAGGGAAATTATAGCCACAACGCACAAGAATACTGTGGTGGTTGCCCCAACCGGAATTGCGGCTTTAAATGCGGGTGGCGTGACGATTCATTCGATGTTTCAGCTGCCATTTTCCGCTTTTATACCCTCTTTTGAGGCGAATTCGCAGTTTACCGAAACGGTGAAATTTGAGAATAAAGATACGTTGCGCAGGCACTTTAAAATGAACAGTCTGAAGCGTAATGTAATCCGGAATATGGAGTTACTGATTATTGATGAAGTAAGTATGTTGCGGGCCGATTTGCTTGATGCTATTGATTTTATGATGCAGACTGTTCGCAGAAATTCGTATGCTTTTGGTGGCGTTCAGGTGCTTTTTATAGGCGATTTATTGCAGTTGCCACCCGTAATTAGGGATGAAGAGTGGCGAACGTTACGTAATTATTACAAAGGAAAATTCTTTTTTCATTCTCACGTAATGCAGCAAAATCCGCCTTTGTACATTGAGTTATCTAAAATTTACCGTCAAACAGATGATGCCTTTATCTCGGTTTTGAACAATCTGCGTAACAATCAGATTTCAGCTGATGATGTGCAGTTTTTGAACCAATATGTACTGCCTGACTTTGATTTAAAGAGTAACCCGGGTTATATTACTTTAACAACTCATAATGCCAAAGCAGATTCTATTAACGAGCAGGCGATAAACGATTTAGCAGGAAAAGAGTATTCTTTTCAACCCTTTATCGTAAGTGATTTTCCGGAGAAAATTTTTCCGGTAGAAGAAAATCTAAAGTTGAAAGTGGGAGCACAGGTCATGTTTGTAAAAAACGATTTGAGCTTTGAAAAACGCTATTTTAATGGAAAAATGGGGATTATCAAGTCGCTTTCACCGGAAGAAATTTTTGTGCATTTCCCCGAAGAGAATAAAACAATTGAAGTAGAAAAGTACGAATGGAAAAACATCCGTTACAAAGTAAATGAGCTCACCAAGGAGATTGAAGAGGAAGTTTTGGGCACATTTGCGCATTATCCGATCAAATTGGCTTGGGCTATTACGGTACATAAGAGCCAAGGATTAACTTTTGACAAAGCTGCGCTTGATGTATCGCAAGTTTTCCTTCCCGGACAGGCCTATGTAGCATTATCGCGTTTAAGGTCCTTAAATGGGCTTATTTTGCTTTCTCCGATGCGTATGAATGGGATTTCTAACGATCAGGATGTGATGGATTATGCTTTGAATAAAGCTACCGAGGACGTTTTAGAGAAATCGTTGCATTTTGAAACGAAAAACTTTATTCATAACTATTTGATTAACAGTTTTAATTGGTCAGATTTGGCACAAGAATGGCGCAATCACCGTTTTAGTTACAACGAAAATGCTGCTGCGTCAGAAAAAGCCAAACATGCTATTTGGGCACAAAAGCGCTTAGAAACCATAGAGCAGCTGGTAGATCCTTCTCAAAAGTTTATCCAACAACTGAACAAAATTTTCAATAAAGAAACAGTCGATTTGTATTTTGTTGAAGAAAGAATGGTGGCAGCATATGATTACTTTTTCGGTCCAATGGACAAATTGGTGACAGATCTTTTACAAAAAATGGCTGAAATTCAGAAGTTTAAAAAAGTGAAAGAATTTTATGAAGAGCTGACTTTGCTGGATGATTTGCAAACAAAAGCGGTTTTACGCTTGATGAAAGCTAAATTATTGATTGAAATTGTGGTTGCAGGAGAAACGATTTGCAAAGAAAAATTGACTTCATCGGCTATTAAAAACTTCAAAATAAATAAGCTGGAAAAGATTCGTGAAGAGTTTAAAATGAGCAACACGGATATCTTCAATGTGGAAGAACCGGTTGTACGTTACACTTCAAAAAAGCGCGATAATAATGAGCCAAAAACGATCAAAAAAACCACGGTAGAAGAAACCTACGACCTATGGATAGAAAAGAATTCGATTCAGGATATTGCCCGAATTCGAAAGCTGACGGTGCAGACAATTGAGATGCATTTAGTCAAACTAATTCAGACTAAAAAAGTGGATATTTCAGACGTATTGCCGTACGATAAAATACTGGCTTTACGAGAGGCTTTTCAATTTTATCAAGAAGAATCGCTTAACCCATTGAAGGAAAAATATGGTGACGAATTTACCTGGGATGAACTTAAAATGTTTAAGGCGAGTATAAATTAG